A portion of the Musa acuminata AAA Group cultivar baxijiao chromosome BXJ1-1, Cavendish_Baxijiao_AAA, whole genome shotgun sequence genome contains these proteins:
- the LOC135675426 gene encoding protein DWD HYPERSENSITIVE TO UV-B 1-like — protein sequence MASDLSQLESRYLDACHKLEVLPNSSILSSLSKVKHQKAHFEQCHLEILIDHLTSSDIPPLIDTLSEISLSDINAVDLCQKSSNVLLDGESLLLLLSAVNQKLRVVDLINSSFWKDALRDICQRGTTCQILNLRFSSIRKLNMIGKFMQLHTLNLDFSVHLISFHISCFSCMPKLMRLSMCETRVANLWMTSAALSKLCSLAELRFQNCLCCYDTGPCPASGGVIRPGNEKFCSSKQQFSSYYGSLSMANENILEQTMPHYSQDTLDGLCLENLPSVNHSLLESTSEELSEESDPEFSSDIQGIDNMRKISDTFTEFDGQANSNIFLRPSELSTPSSSSVPCTTPISEIMDASGSLNNDNSFTGQATLGEFCCQPNHSDNILIDDIFFSKDEGSSSDMLNAGRTTRMSLKNHISSHPSPICFERYYREFIITSLPRLRVLDNLPIGSLERQEAKVIFNRYFECAPYNRQYKDNLINILQRREISSGIFSQKASKVKQPYFRESNYSFCRSLSASKVSSSPRPHLHFISKFRSCSNEETKSFRPRQFEYHPTDPRLMVFGTLDGELVVINHESEKLVGYLPSVGALNSILGLCWLKKHPSKLIAGSDNGSLQMYDVCQMPSKITDRFCTMDASMHTFDDFEQLTSVHVNSNDEYFLASGFSNHVALYDIGSGRRLQIFKDLHKEHINVVKFAHHSPTVFVTASFDKDVKMWDLRQGTSQPCYTAPSSRGNVMVCFSPDDYYLLASAVDNEVKQLLAVDGRLHTSYDIASTGSAQNYTRSYYMNERDYIITGSCEEHVVRICCAQTGRRLKDVYLEGRGSKNSMFIQSLRGDPFRDFHMSILAAYWHPFTKSEIMKVNLLQTEECNEENTSGQCALASSGMGG from the exons ATGGCCTCGGATCTCTCTCAGCTGGAATCaag GTACCTTGATGCCTGTCACAAGCTGGAGGTTCTACCCAATTCTTCAATCTTGTCAAGTTTGTCAAAA GTTAAGCATCAAAAGGCACACTTTGAGCAATGCCATTTGGAAATCTTGATTGACCATTTGACGTCTTCGGATATTCCTCCACTTATAGATACTCTGTCAGAAATCAGTTTATCTGATATAAATGCAGTTGATTTATGTCAAAAATCATCTAATGTTTTATTAGACGGAGAAAGTCTTCTCCTTCTACTTAGTGCAGTCAACCAAAAGCTTCGGGTTGTTGATCTCATTAATTCATCATTTTGGAAAGATGCTTTGCG TGATATTTGCCAGAGAGGTACAACATGCCAGATTTTGAACTTACGGTTCTCTTCTATTCGAAAGCTCAACATGATTGGGAAATTCATGCAGTTACACACACTTAATTTGGATTTCAGTGTTCATTTGATCAGTTTCCACATCAGTTGTTTTAGTTGTATGCCAAAGCTAATGCGGCTCTCGATGTGTGAAACACGAGTTGCTAATCTTTGGATGACCAGTGCTGCACTATCAAAACTTTGTTCTTTGGCAGAACTTCGCTTCCAGAATTGTTTGTGCTGTTATGATACTGGGCCATGCCCGGCATCTGGTGGAGTTATTAGACCGGGAAATGAGAAATTTTGCTCTAGTAAGCAACAATTTTCTTCTTATTATGGGTCACTGTCCATGGCtaatgagaatattttggagCAAACTATGCCACACTACTCACAGGATACTCTTGATGGCCTTTGTTTAGAGAATCTTCCGTCAGTAAATCATAGTTTGCTTGAAAGCACTTCTGAGGAATTATCAGAAGAAAGTGATCCTGAATTTTCAAGTGATATACAAGGGATTGATAATATGCGAAAAATTTCTGATACCTTCACTGAGTTCGATGGACAGGCCAATTCAAACATCTTTTTAAGACCATCCGAACTTTCCACACCATCTAGTTCTTCAGTGCCATGTACTACCCCAATTTCTGAGATAATGGATGCAAGTGGAAGTTTAAATAATGACAATTCTTTTACTGGGCAAGCAACTCTTGGTGAATTTTGTTGTCAGCCTAATCACAGTGATAACATTTTGAtcgatgatatatttttttctaaagatGAAGGTTCTTCAAGTGATATGTTGAATGCGGGGAGAACTACAAGGATGTCATTGAAAAATCATATTTCTAGTCATCCTTCACCCATTTGTTTTGAAAGATACTACAGAGAATTTATCATAACCTCACTGCCACGTCTAAGAGTTCTAGATAATTTGCCTATTGGGTCTCTGGAGAGGCAGGAAGCAAAAGTAATTTTTAACAGATATTTTGAGTGTGCACCatataatagacaatataaagATAATCTTATCAATATTCTGCAGAGGCGTGAAATCAGCAGTGGTATTTTTTCCCAGAAAGCTTCTAAAGTGAAGCAACCATATTTTAGAGAAAGTAATTACTCGTTTTGCAGGTCACTTTCTGCTTCTAAAGTAAGCTCATCACCACGGCCTCATTTACATTTCATTTCCAAGTTTAGAAGTTGTTcaaatgaagaaacaaagagtttTCGTCCAAGACAATTTGAATATCATCCTACAGACCCAAGACTTATGGTCTTTGGAACATTAGATGGGGAACTTGTCGTTATCAACCATGAAAGCGAGAAACTTGTTGGTTACCTTCCCTCTGTTGGAGCACTAAATAGCATTTTAGGTCTTTGCTGGCTTAAGAAGCATCCATCGAAG CTCATTGCTGGCTCAGACAATGGTTCTTTGCAAATGTATGATGTTTGTCAAATGCCATCAAAGATTACTGATCGATTTTGCACAATGGATGCTTCTATGCACACATTTGATGATTTTGAGCAATTGACATCCGTCCATGTAAATTCAAATGATGAATATTTCCTTGCGAGTGGATTCTCAAATCATGTGGCTCTTTATGACATAGGCAGTGGAAGAAGGTTGCAGATTTTCAAGGATCTTCATAAGGAACATATTAATGTTGTCAAGTTTGCTCATCATTCACCCACTGTATTTGTTACTGCATCCTTTGATAAAGATGTCAAGATGTGGGACTTAAGGCAAGGTACTTCACAGCCTTGTTATACAGCTCCTAGCTCTAGGGGGAATGTGATGGTCTGCTTTTCTCCTGATGATTACTATTTACTTGCATCAGCCgttgacaatgag GTTAAGCAACTACTGGCTGTAGATGGAAGACTCCATACATCATATGACATTGCTTCTACTGGAAGTGCGCAAAATTATACTCGGTCTTATTACATGAATGAAAGAGATTACATTATAACTGGGAGTTGTGAAGAGCATGTTGTAAGAATATGCTGTGCTCAAACTGGAAGGAGGCTAAAAGATGTCTACCTTGAG GGCCGGGGTTCAAAAAATTCCATGTTCATACAGTCTTTGAGGGGCGATCCATTCAGG GATTTTCACATGAGTATCTTAGCAGCATACTGGCACCCATTTACTAAATCTGAGATCATGAAG GTAAACTTGTTACAAACTGAGGAATGCAACGAAGAAAACACATCTGGTCAGTGTGCCTTGGCTTCATCTGGAATGGGGGGTTAA